GAGGAGGTTGGCCTCGGGTgcccaacaacaaggagaaccacTGGCCGGAGAAGCTCGCTTCCGCTGCCTCCTGGCGGTGGTGGAAACGCCCCGCCCTCCCCCGCTTCTCCTTCCTCGACGACCTCCTCTTCCGCGTCCTCTCCTGCCTTGAGGCAGTCGTCCTCGTCGGCGCTCTCTGCTTCTTCTACCTCTGCTGCGGCTGCCACCTCTGATCCGTCCTCTTCTTGTATTCCTTTTTGACGTACTATTGCTACCACCACCACCGCCTGTAGCTCGGAAGTAGATCTTTTTTGTGTTTTCTTCTTTCCTATTCTCGTGGTGTTGTTCTTGCGCTCTGGAATGGGTTGACGTTCCTGCAAATTTAGGCCTCAGCATCATCTGAGCAATGGCGATTCAACTATAGTCTCTGTGACTGCATACAATTGGTCTGGGCGGATGGTGTAGCGTCGAGAATCTGTACATTGTTGATTTGCATTGATGAGGtgtgtcttcttctttttccacATGAATTCGTATTACTTCATGGCAATTTGCTGTGAGAATTGGAGTGAAAGAAGATTTCAGATGTCAATAACCTAGCAAGCAAAGAAACGTAAGCAACAACAACACTTACAGCTGCACATTCCATTTCACAAGCAGTTAATCGGATCAAGTGCTGTTACAACACCAATGGCCGTAAAAGCAGGAAAAGCCGGCGTGGTGTGTGTTGTACTAATCTCGACTAGGCGGAG
The DNA window shown above is from Musa acuminata AAA Group cultivar baxijiao chromosome BXJ2-4, Cavendish_Baxijiao_AAA, whole genome shotgun sequence and carries:
- the LOC135609691 gene encoding uncharacterized protein LOC135609691; the encoded protein is MCSSNCHEVIRIHVEKEEDTPHQCKSTMYRFSTLHHPPRPIERQPIPERKNNTTRIGKKKTQKRSTSELQAVVVVAIVRQKGIQEEDGSEVAAAAEVEEAESADEDDCLKAGEDAEEEVVEEGEAGEGGAFPPPPGGSGSELLRPVVLLVVGHPRPTSSSTSTHHPGPSQQRAAANSIPVLSSLLRTHGEQLPIALKAETNSMLPLAS